In the Sarcophilus harrisii chromosome 3, mSarHar1.11, whole genome shotgun sequence genome, one interval contains:
- the POLR2I gene encoding DNA-directed RNA polymerase II subunit RPB9 isoform X1 — protein sequence MEPDGTYEPGFVGIRFCQECNNMLYPKEDKENRILLYACRNCDYQQEADNSCIYVNKITHERADPDHRRRVARPHASQDRGPPLPEVRPQGGSVLPVPQRAGGGRHEALLRVHRPPLWPSLDRVTRARAAFACTRFPNKSILFLAFWPPGCSVGGGVCGWGPAFSGVAGAQG from the exons ATGGAGCCCGACGGGACCTACGAGCCGGGTTTTGTAGGAATCCGCTTCTGCCAGGAGTG TAACAACATGCTGTATCCCAAGGAGGACAAGGAGAACCGCATCCTTCTGTATGCG TGTCGCAACTGTGACTACCAGCAGGAAGCTGATAACAGCTGCATCTACGTGAACAAGATCACGCACGAG CGAGCTGACCCAGATCATCGCAGACGTGTCGCAAGACCCCACGCTTCCCAGGACCGAGGACCACCCCTGCCAGAA GTGCGGCCACAAGGAGGCAGTGTTCTTCCAGTCCCACAGCGCGCGGGCGGAG GACGCCATGAGGCTCTATTACGTGTGCACCGCCCCCCACTGTGGCCATCGCTGGACCGAGTGACCCGGGCCCGCGCCGCCTTCGCCTGCACGCGGTTTCctaataaaagcattttatttttggctttttggCCTCCGGGCTGCTCTGTGGGGGGAGGGGTGTGCGGCTGGGGGCCGGCCTTCTCAGGGGTAGCCGGGGCCCAGGGTTGA
- the POLR2I gene encoding DNA-directed RNA polymerase II subunit RPB9 isoform X2, which yields MEPDGTYEPGFVGIRFCQECNNMLYPKEDKENRILLYACRNCDYQQEADNSCIYVNKITHEVDELTQIIADVSQDPTLPRTEDHPCQKCGHKEAVFFQSHSARAEDAMRLYYVCTAPHCGHRWTE from the exons ATGGAGCCCGACGGGACCTACGAGCCGGGTTTTGTAGGAATCCGCTTCTGCCAGGAGTG TAACAACATGCTGTATCCCAAGGAGGACAAGGAGAACCGCATCCTTCTGTATGCG TGTCGCAACTGTGACTACCAGCAGGAAGCTGATAACAGCTGCATCTACGTGAACAAGATCACGCACGAGGTGGA CGAGCTGACCCAGATCATCGCAGACGTGTCGCAAGACCCCACGCTTCCCAGGACCGAGGACCACCCCTGCCAGAA GTGCGGCCACAAGGAGGCAGTGTTCTTCCAGTCCCACAGCGCGCGGGCGGAG GACGCCATGAGGCTCTATTACGTGTGCACCGCCCCCCACTGTGGCCATCGCTGGACCGAGTGA